From one Plantibacter flavus genomic stretch:
- a CDS encoding aliphatic sulfonate ABC transporter substrate-binding protein yields the protein MTSRRRFTISRAGRAALVAATAAAALLLSGCVAGENAPAAGGDSTAGTTEGGTLNIDFATYNPLSLIVKDQGWLEDALDDQDITVNWVQSAGSNKANEALRADAIDVGSTAGSAALLNRANGSAIQAIDVFSQPEWSAIVVGQGSTITDVAELKGKKVAATKGTDPYFFLLQALEEAGLSASDVTIENLQHADGWAALQNGSVDAWAGLDPIMAGAEEAGAKLIYRNVDFNSYGILAATESFIDERPDVAQTVVNAYEHAREWAASNPDETAQILADAAGLDLAVATKVITERSNLDVDPAPGEAQEQVLSIIGPIFVESGDVSSQDKVDDALADLFNPSFVDDADPSAIGAK from the coding sequence ATGACCTCACGACGCCGCTTCACCATCTCCCGCGCCGGGCGCGCGGCCCTCGTCGCCGCGACCGCCGCCGCAGCACTCCTCCTCAGTGGCTGCGTGGCGGGCGAGAACGCTCCTGCAGCCGGCGGCGACAGCACCGCCGGCACCACCGAGGGCGGCACGCTCAATATCGACTTCGCGACCTACAACCCGCTCTCCCTCATCGTCAAGGACCAGGGCTGGCTCGAGGACGCCCTCGACGACCAGGACATCACCGTCAACTGGGTCCAGTCGGCCGGCTCCAACAAGGCCAACGAGGCACTGCGGGCCGACGCGATCGACGTCGGGTCCACCGCCGGTTCCGCCGCGCTCCTGAACCGGGCGAACGGGTCGGCCATCCAGGCGATCGACGTCTTCTCGCAGCCCGAGTGGTCGGCGATCGTCGTCGGCCAGGGCTCGACGATCACCGACGTCGCCGAGCTCAAGGGCAAGAAGGTCGCCGCGACGAAGGGCACCGATCCCTACTTCTTCCTCCTGCAGGCGCTGGAGGAGGCCGGCCTGTCCGCCTCAGACGTCACGATCGAGAACCTCCAGCACGCCGACGGCTGGGCGGCCCTGCAGAACGGCTCCGTCGACGCCTGGGCCGGTCTCGACCCGATCATGGCCGGCGCCGAGGAGGCAGGCGCGAAGCTCATCTACCGCAACGTCGACTTCAACAGCTACGGCATCCTGGCCGCGACCGAGTCCTTCATCGACGAGCGTCCGGACGTCGCGCAGACCGTCGTGAACGCCTACGAGCACGCTCGTGAATGGGCCGCGTCGAACCCCGACGAGACGGCGCAGATCCTCGCGGACGCCGCGGGCCTCGACCTCGCCGTGGCGACGAAGGTGATCACGGAGCGCTCGAACCTCGACGTCGACCCGGCCCCGGGCGAGGCGCAGGAGCAGGTCCTGTCGATCATCGGCCCGATCTTCGTGGAGTCCGGCGACGTGTCGTCGCAGGACAAGGTCGACGACGCCCTGGCCGACCTCTTCAACCCGAGCTTCGTGGACGACGCGGACCCGTCCGCCATCGGCGCGAAGTAG
- a CDS encoding ABC transporter ATP-binding protein, with translation MTNAAPSPLAASSPVTRDAVPVGSADRASTVAFAGVGRTFASGVGKRADTPRPVLRDVTITAEAGEVVAILGTSGCGKSTLLRIAAGLDHPSAGSVLIDGTPVDGIDPRTAFGFQEPRLLPWRTIAANVALGLPKRTPAAEGRARVAELLELVGLADFAEHRPREVSGGMAQRASLARALARRPGVLLLDEPFGALDALTRLKMQDLLLAIHLAAPTTILLVTHDVDEALQLADRVILLGREEGQPGSTIAQTVTVPGDRPRDRGSAELAELRGRLLDGLGIDRHGLARGDQRLPSIPHFPY, from the coding sequence ATGACGAACGCCGCCCCAAGCCCGCTCGCCGCGAGCTCGCCGGTCACCCGCGACGCCGTCCCCGTCGGCTCGGCGGATCGTGCCTCCACGGTCGCGTTCGCCGGGGTCGGCCGCACCTTCGCGAGCGGCGTCGGCAAACGTGCCGACACCCCACGGCCCGTGCTGCGCGATGTCACGATCACCGCCGAGGCCGGTGAGGTCGTGGCGATCCTCGGCACAAGCGGCTGCGGCAAGTCCACCCTGCTGCGGATCGCGGCCGGTCTCGACCACCCGTCCGCCGGCTCCGTGCTCATCGACGGCACGCCCGTCGACGGCATCGACCCGCGCACGGCCTTCGGTTTCCAAGAGCCTCGACTCCTCCCCTGGCGCACCATCGCGGCGAACGTCGCGCTCGGTCTTCCCAAGCGGACACCCGCAGCCGAAGGACGTGCCCGCGTCGCCGAGCTGCTCGAACTCGTCGGGCTCGCGGACTTCGCCGAGCACCGCCCGCGGGAGGTCTCCGGCGGCATGGCGCAACGCGCCTCACTCGCCAGGGCCCTCGCTCGCCGGCCGGGCGTCCTGCTCCTGGACGAGCCGTTCGGCGCCCTCGACGCCCTCACCCGGCTGAAGATGCAGGACCTGCTGCTCGCCATCCACCTCGCCGCGCCCACGACCATCCTGCTCGTGACGCACGACGTCGACGAGGCCCTCCAGCTCGCCGACCGGGTCATCCTCCTGGGTCGCGAGGAGGGACAGCCCGGTTCGACCATCGCGCAGACCGTGACCGTCCCCGGCGACCGCCCGCGCGACCGCGGGTCGGCAGAGCTCGCCGAACTTCGCGGCCGTCTCCTCGACGGACTCGGCATCGACCGCCACGGTCTCGCCCGCGGCGACCAACGACTGCCGTCCATCCCGCACTTCCCGTACTGA